Below is a window of Myroides profundi DNA.
TGTGTATCTTGATAAGCGAAGAACCCTTCAGAAGCAGGGAACAACTCTATAGATGGCACCTTACGTCCTATCATTTGTTCAAATTTACCTCTATAAGGCTCATAATTTACACCGCCATAAATGAACAAATTAAAGTTAGGAAATATATCCCCTACAGGTTTACCCTTTTTCTCCTTTAGTTTTTCGAAGTACATCTGTACCCAGCTCGGAATACCAGAGATCACACTCATATTCTGATCTACTGTTTCCTCTACTATAGCATCTACTTTGGTCTCCCAATCTTCTATACAGTTTGTTTCTAGACTAGGCAATCTATTCTTCTGTAAATAAGCAGGAACATAGTGAGCTACTATACCTGATAGTCTACCTAATTTTATACCATTCTTCTCATCTAGTATCGGGCTCCCTTGTAAGAAGATCATTTTACCATCTACGAAGTCCGCTTTACCTGTCTCATGTACATAAGCTAATATTGCATTACGAGCAGCTTCTATATGATACGGCATAGACTCCTTGGTCAACGGGATATACTTAGCACCAGAAGTTGTACCCGAAGTCTTTGCAAAATAAAGAGGCTTCCCTTTCCACAGCACATCACTTTCTCCAGCTACTACTCTATCTACATAAGGCCTTAATCCTTCATAATCTCGAATAGGTACTTGTTGTACGAAATCTTCGTAGCTTTTAATATAAGCAAAATTATGGTCTTTTCCAAATGCAGTGTGCTTAGCATCCTCTAACAATTGTTGAAAAACCTTCTTTTGCGTATTAATAGGGTCATTGACCCACTTTTGTGTTTTCTTATGTATAATTGAAGCAAATACTTTAGCTCCAAATGATTTTATTGACATATTCTCTTATTCTAAATCTATAAATAATGAGCTATCTAATGGATAGGCATCCTTCCATAGTTCGAAGTGGAAGTATTTTGTAGAAGCATTTAATGCAGTAGCCTCACTACTTCCATCAAAAAGACCTATTACTTCTCCTGACCTTACACTTTCATATTCTCCTTTAGTAATAGAAGTTAAGTGTTTATATACAGATATTAAACCTTCATCGTGTAACAAGATGATTGTATAACCATCTTTTATAGTCCAGTCTACGAATAGCACAGTCCCTTTACTAATCGCTTTTACAGGTGTATTAGCTGGAGCTCTAAAGTCAATACCGAAGTGCATTGCTCTGCTATCGTACTTTCTAACTATTTCTGCATTAATTGGGCTAAACAGGACTTGGCTAACTTTAGGTTTGCTCTCTTCGAAGAGATTATACTTATCCTCCAGTCGAACCATTTCTCTTAGCTTCATATCTGTTTCACTAGGATCTTTATGTTCGATTTGATTCAATGGTTTCTGAGTCAGTTTTAAAGAATCTATACTAGCTTCTGTCACCTGTATTTCTCCTAACAGTGCGCTTTTGATTGCACTTAGATACTGTTGATTCTGTCTAGACTCATTCTCTAGCGAATCTACTTTCAGAGCTAACTCTACAGCCCTTTGTTTTAGCTCAGCAGAAGAGTATCCAGGTATATATTCCTTTAACGGAGTCAATACCAACATCAAAACAGTTGATAGAATAAATAAAAATACCAACGTAGTACTGGCACCAAAAACATTAAGTAAATTAAGCTTAAAAGACTTTACGTCTTCAAACGTCTTATCATTAACGATAACAATACGGTATTTACTTAAAAGTGTACTTTTCCACTTTTTCCTTTTATGTCCCTTTCCTAACATTTGTACCTATTTTACTACACAAATATAATAATTATAAAATTTGACTCTGTCACTTTACCTAAATATTCACAGTTTTCAAGGAAATTCCTTACTACATAAACGTTAAAAGTTAAATAAAACCTATTACGAATAAACGTTTTACATTTTTCTTACTATATTTGTCGCTACTTAATGTTTCAAAAAGATTATTATGAACTCATTACACATATTTTTAGGAATGGTTGGGCCATGGCAAATTATAGTTATTGTAGCTATCATTCTATTGTTATTCGGAGGTAAAAAGATCCCTGAATTAATGAGAGGACTTGGTTCTGGTATCAAAGAATTTAAAGATGCTACTAGAGACGAAAACGCTCAACAGACAACTAAAAAAGAGAATACACAAGATAACTCTAAGACAGAATAATTCTGTTCTAAACTTATATATTTTACGCGTTATATGGCTTGCCGTATAACGCTTTTTTTGTTTCTATACATCACTATAGCTCAAAAAAAAGTACCTATCTTGACAATAAAAGATAGGCACTTCACTTATAAAACATAATAAAAACACTACTTACCTGCTTGTTTTCTTTTTCAATAACAACATTATTGTTTTCAAACTCAAGTACTAATTTAAAAACAAGTATCGTGCCAAAAACAAGATTTAGAAATGTTTTTTTAATCTAATATCATAGACAGTTGTATTCTCTTTTTAGCAACATCTACATCCGTCACCTTCACTTGTACATGCTGGTGTAACTTTACTACTTCATTCACATCTGATACAAAGCCTGCCTTAAGTTGAGAGATATGCACTAGACCACTCTCCTTAATCCCTACATCTACAAAACAACCAAAGTTGGTAATATTATTGATAATACCAGGTAATACTTGACCTATTTTTAAGTCTGTAATCTGTTTCACACTAGGATCAAACTCGAATACCTTAGCACTGCGTCTAGGATCTAGACCAGGCTTCTCTAATTCTTTTAAGATATCTTGAAGCGCTAATGCTCCTACCTCACCCGTAGTATATTTATTAGCATCTACTTTAGCGATAAGCTCTTTATTAGAGATCATATCCCCTATAGACACCTTCATATCTTTAGCAATCTTCTCTACCACACCATAAGCCTCTGGATGTACAGCAGAGTCGTCTAGTGGATTCTTAGCATTCTTAATACGCACAAATGCTGCTGCCTGTTGGAAGGCTTTATCTCCTAGTCGAGGTACTTTCTTAAGTTCTGTTCTACTCTCGAATGGTCCATTCTCTGTTCTATATTGCACTATATTCTCAGCCATCTTCTCTCCTATCCCAGATACATAGCTCAGTA
It encodes the following:
- a CDS encoding GH3 auxin-responsive promoter family protein; the protein is MSIKSFGAKVFASIIHKKTQKWVNDPINTQKKVFQQLLEDAKHTAFGKDHNFAYIKSYEDFVQQVPIRDYEGLRPYVDRVVAGESDVLWKGKPLYFAKTSGTTSGAKYIPLTKESMPYHIEAARNAILAYVHETGKADFVDGKMIFLQGSPILDEKNGIKLGRLSGIVAHYVPAYLQKNRLPSLETNCIEDWETKVDAIVEETVDQNMSVISGIPSWVQMYFEKLKEKKGKPVGDIFPNFNLFIYGGVNYEPYRGKFEQMIGRKVPSIELFPASEGFFAYQDTQTEKGMLLLLNAGIFYEFIKVEEFFNENARRYTIGEVELGVNYVLIISTNAGLWGYNIGDTVQFVNLKPYRVVVSGRIKHFISAFGEHVIGKEVESAIQEAMEGTSVTVNEFTVAPQISPEEGLPYHEWLIEFGNEPEDLEAFALKIDNALRKQNMYYDDLIVGKVLKTLVISKVKQEGFNNYMKSIGKLGGQNKLPRLSNDRIIADQLKLY
- a CDS encoding murein hydrolase activator EnvC family protein → MLGKGHKRKKWKSTLLSKYRIVIVNDKTFEDVKSFKLNLLNVFGASTTLVFLFILSTVLMLVLTPLKEYIPGYSSAELKQRAVELALKVDSLENESRQNQQYLSAIKSALLGEIQVTEASIDSLKLTQKPLNQIEHKDPSETDMKLREMVRLEDKYNLFEESKPKVSQVLFSPINAEIVRKYDSRAMHFGIDFRAPANTPVKAISKGTVLFVDWTIKDGYTIILLHDEGLISVYKHLTSITKGEYESVRSGEVIGLFDGSSEATALNASTKYFHFELWKDAYPLDSSLFIDLE
- a CDS encoding twin-arginine translocase TatA/TatE family subunit, which encodes MNSLHIFLGMVGPWQIIVIVAIILLLFGGKKIPELMRGLGSGIKEFKDATRDENAQQTTKKENTQDNSKTE